ATGTTGCCGTGAAGAACATTTAGAGCTATCTCACACAGGGATAGAATCAGCTGATCTGACGCTGACTGTAAAATAACACGACGTTGTCTCGGCGAAGccttatataatagttttaaaagagGTAGGTTTTTACACAGCCTAtcactcattttcttttctgcaCATACACCACCTGTTGATCTGAAAACAAATGTGATCTGAGACGAAAACGCTCCGGTGTTTTAGCTTTAAAGTCAATCAAAAGGAATCCGTAAGGTTGATTGGTAGCATCCTTATAACACTCCATAAAGAATTTTGTGTTTCCTGGGTAAATCTGTCGTCCTAAAGTCATTATTTGCATCGAGTCTCTCGGACTCTTGTACAAAATAAGATAGTGAGTATTGAGGGCGATAGTCCTACTGGTTTTACCGTGAAAAAACAGATTCTGGGTTATCAATATGATAGAAAATGGTATATGATGCACGTATTGTGTGAAAGCTCGCGAGAGTTCAGCGTTTGAAAATGCTTGGCACATCAGATCGTCACATATGATAAGTACATTGACATTGggttttattaaagtttcatcGGTTAAAGACTTTGGAATACCTTCAATAAATTTGATATCATACAATGACAACAGTTCATCATACAAAGGTTGCCAACaactgtataaaaatacaatactgtcAATTTTTACATTGATCAACTTGTATGCATTACGCAATAAGTTCTTTACAAAAACAGTCTTTCCGCTTCCTGACGGGCCAGACACCAAGACTGAGAATGGATATTCTAAACGAAAGTCAAAATCCTCTTCAACATACACATTTTGTGCGTTAGAAATACCGTTAGTAGCCATAAGGAAGTGTGGTGTAATCAGGAAGTAGCACACGTTTGTCATAAACCACTTTGAATCTTTTCAATACTGCTGTATTACGCAAAGTGAACTTCTTTTTATTCCGCACAATGGTCTCTGTGCGTGTGAGCAAGTGGCTAGTGTCACGTGATGTTACATAACCCTGTATCAGACATATCATGCTTTCTAGAGTTACAATTTTCGCATTAGCGGAATGCAGCGTGACCCCTTTAGCTTTAAgagttactttattttttgtggttttaaaggAGTAGCTCTTCGGGCCCATTGACGCAAAAATACTTATGAAATCTCCATCATCAAGTTCATCCGTCAACTCACCAAGATATGTACCTGTTTTAGGCATCCAATCTCCATCTTTCGATACAAAGATAACGCTGTCTGTATCTACATAAAAAACACGGGGCCCTAACTGATCCATGAGCTCATATAACTCCAGACGGCCGTAAGCCGTGGTAAATGCGGCGATGAATACATTAACATCACTCGCGGGGGCGGGGTCTTCATCGGCATAGCACCATTGAACTAAAGCCACAGTGTCCGACACGAATGAGAAGTGTTTAATGACATGGCCGTTTCCAAAGATATAGCGGGCGAAATCTTCAGGGTCTGTTAAAAGCTCCGCTGTAGCTTGATTACACCTAAGACCAAATCTACCCCAAAGcgaattcaataaatatttatttatagatctgCGTGCGGGGTTAAGCGCTATTTTGTCAAGGTCGAGCTGAACTCCCTCCTTCTCAAAATAATCTCTGACGTAAGACTCCTTTTCATCATCTGTCACTACATGTGATGGAAATCCTGAAGCCTCTTGTTTGAATTTGAGAAACGTCTTAACATAACCGCTGAATAAAGTGTCTGATGTCTGCGGAAAATGCCAGACTTCCTCAATTCTGACTACCGAATAACCTTTATCAATAGCCCTGGAGAGCTCGACAGAGGTCCAAACTCCTGAAATGATTCTTTCGTCATCACTATGCTGACACTGACCCTGATACTGCGTCTCAGCACAGGTGCGACACAGCGCAAATAGTAGTTTCCCCTGAGAGGATTTTGCAGGTAATATTGGATGCAGTAGTTTACGTGGGGGCAGTACACAGCATTTAATGAGACCGAAATAAGATTTGACCGgttcaaaatcttttaaaatgatcaCAGGATGTCCGATAGGGTAGGTTTTACACGACTGTACATACGGATATAGAGATGTGAAATCCAGATATGACACGCGTTCGCCCTCGGCGGTCTCGTGGTACAAGCGGAGTGCATTCGTGCGTCCGCCGTAAAGTGCTTGTCTAGGATTCAGTCTCGCTGGTGCATTATAATTACTCATAAATGCGATGACATTGGGATCGTTTTGTTTAGCAGACTCCCACTGACATTCCCAAATCTTGTGCACTTTGAGATTGTAGGTATTACGCAAAACGTTCAGCTTATTGTCAGATTGTCTTCTGAGCAGGCCAAAAGGCGTTTTTGACACAGGATTCAAATCGTTAGGATTAAAACGACAACAATGTCCGTGACAGAAACATCCCAGAAATTCCAAAGCTATTTTATCTCCATTATCAGTCTCATAATAGCCGTCCACATGATACGGTCCAAATTTGGCTTCACCATAATTTAAAGCGTGATGAACATCGACGTTTCTGCTTGCTTTAATGTATTCCAACCATTGTATGGAGGGGTTTGAGTAAGCTTTGTACTGATTGATGTAAGCATTTTTGTGCGTTAAGGCAATCGTGTCTTTGGTTAAAAAAAGCGTTTTGAACACTTTCATAGAACAGCCGGCTAATGTTATACATCCGAAAGGATCTACGTTGGTGCACTCTATAAACTCTTTTCTGTATTTCATACAGCCTTCACGTAGCAAAACAACGTCATTCTTACAGTACAATGCTAGTTGCTTTTTGAAGTCAAACACCTCTCCTGCTACACCCTCATGCCACGAATCAAATTTCACACGTTCAGCGTCAGACATCGTCTGATATCCGTAATAATCTTTTGACGGATACGGACCGATATAGTTTGCATTCTGCAAGCAATTAAAATGATGTGGAAAATATCCTTTTTCGCTGGTGTTTAAGTTTAAAGCAGAGGTCATTTTTGACAATTTCATGGGCAAGAAGCTATAGCTGTCGATGTATCTCTGTTTAAAGGCTTGATCGTACATGTAAACAAGTCTACAGCCTTGGAGTATGATTTTTGGTGTTAGTCCCTGACTAGTAAAATACTCTAGCAGTATAAAAGAGTCGAAACCTGAAGAATTGTGTGCGATAAATGTGAAACCCTCAAATTTCGGTCGTCTGAAATGCTTGACCATCTGATCCACACAATCTACACCTTCCGCCGAAAACTCATCCCCAGCTTGCGTTATTGCACAAACATAATTTGCCTTATGACGACCGTCTTCATACATCGTCtcaaagtcaaaataaatatagtCTTGACTATGTTCAGTAGGCTTGGTTGGTTGAATATAGCAACAGTGCTGATCTTCACCCATGAGAACTTCGGCACAGTGAACACATCTGGATGGTGCACATTTGTGCGTTAATAGCTTATCACCGGTCCATTTTGCTCTGTACTGTCTGTAACATTTATCACAGTATTTTATGCTATCACACTGAGACTTTGATCCGTCACTTTTTGCTTGTTTATGCATTTCATAGCAGAAATCAGATCTACAGTATCTCAAGCAATCATCGCATTGCACCGATTTCTTGGGATGCGTGTAGCAAGATATGTTCATGCATACGTTACATGTAAATTTGCAATGATGTAGACTACGATCACTAAACCCTTGATAGCAGTACTCACAAACATACGCGTATCCTAAGAAGCCTTTCAGATTTTTTATCCcataaaaatgttcttcatgcaGGTACAAATGCAGCGTCTTGTGATGCAGCTCATCTGTATTTTTATACACTTCCAATTTACCTGAACCTGATCTGTGAAAGATAACTATTTTCAAGTCTAGAAGGGTTTCAAATTTAGAAACATCATGCAACGCAATTTTATCTTGTGGATCATAACCTAGATCGGTATGTATATTTCTAGCTAATGTCATCAATTCTGCGTCAGTACACTGTGGATTTAGAAAGTGAGCtatacacatgctaaaacacatatTGTCTGTGACATTTTTGGGGGCAAACAAATGCattctatttttctgtatgaCCTGGTTATGTGCCAGATCAGCCAACTTCCTACGACCACCGCCTTGTTTGTTTCGCGCTACAGAGACACGTAACTCTAAAGCGGTATCAAAAGCCACATCCGTATTGCTTTGAACGGTTCGTTCGATTTGTTCTACAAACACATTAACGTCGTGGTTGTTATCAGGTGTTAGAACGGCATTAATATCTGTGGGGAGACTTGCACCTTGCAgagagatgttaaaaaaaaaacccctctCCAGCTAATAATCTGGAAAGCGTAACAATCTCATTCAAAAtatcatgtaaaaatatattatacgcTGCAAAATCATCTGTCGCTATTTCACGAAAATTTAAAGTTCTGCGAATTTCTAGCCCATTAAATCGAGGTCTTGGGACAATCGTAAAATTACCCACACTACCTCCTTCTCTCACTAGTCTATCTATGTAATGCTGACTGAGACCCATATCTGGAGCTGTGGGATCGTAACCCGAGGCATCGTCATTAGAAGGTCCTGCACCGACCTGACCATCGCTGTCTACAACGGCACCCAACCATTCGTGTTGTTCGTCTATAAGTTCgtgtaatctatctatcatgtTAAGAGGATTAGGCGGTAACATCTGTAAATGATTGTTAATAATTTCGTGTAACTGCTGTGTACTGTTTTGAAAATCATATCTGGGTCTTAATGGTCTCTGATCATCTTCTGAAGCATGGGTATGTAAATCATCGTGACATCTTTTACTactcattttgaattattattttttttattttaaagacaagcGTGCATACTCCTGaaaacaccaacaccagctcACAATGCGATATAGTTGACAAAACAGAAACAtacagctgttataaattcaaaaCCACATATTTTCTCCTGAAGTAAAACAACCCCTAATGTGGGACACAATAACATGCAATATGGTATAAATCGATGCCAAtagacaatattaataaatgaaaaaactaaTGGCAAATCACAAcctagaacaaaacaataatacgtgtaagaaataataaacaatattttttttttcttttttttttctttttttttttttttcaagccaaatttttttaaaaaaattaataatactaaaaacaaCAAGACAATACATATCAAGGATGATCACGCTGGTACAAATCTGATAACATTCTTTGCATTAGATTTAAACGTTCAGTGATCAGAGTAAGAgcattaacaattaaattttGTTCAACTTGTACCTGATGGATTTCTCCCGGTACCCCGTTCATGCGCTGTTGAAACTGACGAAATTCACCATATAATTGTTCGTGACAGCTTCTCCAAAATTCGGCAGCGTGACGTAAGGATACGTTGAGCTGTTGCTGGCATTCGATGATGTTCCTCAAAATCCCTACCACATCACTTTGAGCATTACCCACGATCTCTTCTGCACCCCGATAGGACAATGCTTGACCGCTCAAATCGAAAAGTGTGCCAAACCGTCGATTAACACGGCGAAGCATATCATAATCAAGCCTTCTATTTAAGTCACGTTCACGGAACAGCTCTTGAGGGTCTTCGTTAGGCAGTTCTTCCGTCTCCTCCTCGCTTGCCGAATCGCTAAAAGACGCACGATCCCACGCGCTCACCATAGAATCGCTCCAAGCTGTCACCCCTCCTTCATCATATCGCTGCTCTGTAAATATAGATAaaggtttttaattattttgctgaataaaacgCAAAACATAAAACGTAAAAGCTATTTTTTACTGCTTTAATACATACCG
This genomic stretch from Carassius auratus strain Wakin unplaced genomic scaffold, ASM336829v1 scaf_tig00037242, whole genome shotgun sequence harbors:
- the LOC113082977 gene encoding uncharacterized protein LOC113082977; translation: MFIYFFLTDEQGVVNNQELITPPENIAQEVEITTESQHALGHVTNPASADVPAPEDGSHNLPDVSSLRTEASVTCRPRHSEGQGVKRLRLPEWGTDDVPSTSRLRSSENNEQRYDEGGVTAWSDSMVSAWDRASFSDSASEEETEELPNEDPQELFRERDLNRRLDYDMLRRVNRRFGTLFDLSGQALSYRGAEEIVGNAQSDVVGILRNIIECQQQLNVSLRHAAEFWRSCHEQLYGEFRQFQQRMNGVPGEIHQ